GTGTCCATGGCCAGCGTGCTTCATGGGCATAGCCTCCAGGACACATGCCATCACTTGGGCTACCTCACCCACGTCCATGTCCTTGAATCCTCATCACTGTAGGGAAAGTCTCGCACTGCTGCCCTCGAAAGGGACTCCCACATTGGGGACTGGGATCCTCAGCGAGGACAGCCACACGTGGTGTGCTCGTCACAGGCATCCACATTGTGGGACCCAAGACAGGGCCTATTGTCAGAGTTACAGGCACAACACAGTGGCTCTGACATAGGGGCATGGCCACAGTCCCATAGGAGAGTGGCATACACAAAGGAGGACCAGTGCCCTTCCCAAGGAGAGCAAGACATGAGCCAAGCTCCATGGCCACGACACAGGGCTGTGCCTGACTGCTATCGGGGACCAGAGCCTTACCCACACAGCCTACAGGCTAGCCCAGAGAAGTCTTGTGCCCACAAAACAGGAAGGTGCCACCGCAGGCATTGAATCAAGGGTCGCCCATGCTGGAAGTCTTCACACAGGAGCCCTGTGCTCCAGGAGTCATGATCCCCACGGCCAGGGTCCGCAAGGCCACCTGACAAAGTGAGAGCCGGCCAGGGTGGATGGCCAGCATACATCTCAAGACTCAGGGGAGACACCTGGGAGAGCCCTTCTTCGGGAAAGTAGTGGCTAGGGGCACATCAGACAGAGCCCTTGGCACCATCCCCACGTGTCCCCTTAGGGCCAATAAGTCGCACCCTGGTGGGTAGGTAGTAGGGCCTCACAACACTCACCAAGCACTGACCTGTTAGTGTCACAACACCACCCAAGTATATGGAGGCTTCTGAGTGCCTGCACCACCGGTCCTACAgtcctccccaggccctgccatTCCCATGCAGGCCATTGGCCAGCAGAGCATTGACACTCCTGGCCTGAGCATGTAGGACGAGCTCTGCCAGATCACCATGCATGTGCGGTGTGTGCgtgtctgtatgtgtatgtgtgtgtgtttgtatgtgtgccTCTCTGGCCTAAGAGACATTCAGGTGCTGTCAAGGGCAGTGGTCCTTTCTGGTGCTTTTGGCATCTTCCTGCATCCCTATGCAGCACTCAATTGTCAAACCTGGGACAGAGGACGCGGGCAAATATCGCTGCTTGCCCATCGGaggcccatctccaaatacacAGCACCCGGCCCTGAAAGTGTGGCTCCACATATACCGCCAGGAGATCTACCTCAATCATTGGCCTTGCCGACTTCCTCTGGACAGACGCTCTCAAGGCTGTGCCAACAATGCTCAATGTGACTCCTACCTCTTGGCTACTGGCTGTCCAACACACCGCCAAAGCCCAGCAATGCCATGGACTCCATGCTGTGGACTCCCACCCAAGGAGGGCACACACCTCCTGGGCCCTCAGGATTCCCTGAGACTCTCCGATCCCAAGGCCCTTaagtggtggtgctggtgctggtggtggttgAGTGAAAGGCACGGCCAAGGTGAAGCTGTCCCCCACTCCTACCTTCCCTGGGGAAGACAATGTATGGACTTCAGTTTTGATCAGAACGACGGTAGGGAGTTCTCACTCATTTTGTTCAACTTCTCCAAGAAATGCAGATTGAGGGAGTCGTCATCGATCTGAGCACTTTCTGGAATGCCTGGCAAATTGAACATGCAGGCTGGATGGCTCATGGGGATTCCCCGTGGCCTCAGCATCCCCCAGTACCCTGGAGACTATCCAGAGCTATGCCCCTGAGCAAGAGTCACAGGCAATCCTCTTAGGGAGCCATTGCCCCTCACTACGAGGCACAAGCTAAGTGGCAGGCCTGCAGACTGGCCCAGGACCTTCTAGGCCCATTTGCTCAATTTGAGGCAACGAAAGGCTTACCTGCATAGCCATCCACGCATAGGCTCCCCACCCTAGACCAATCATCTTCCATAGGTCCTGCCATAACCCATTGCACCTGCAAGGAAAGGAAGGATTTCTTCTCTGGGCGGACAGCAAGCCTGGCTTGGCCTCCGCACCTGTGGAAGGGTGGAGAAAACACACGAAGGTATCACAAACGCACCCAGGTGTTCAGCTGGCCAGAGCGTTCCAAATAGTTCCGTGGGGATGCCTTGCATCTGCCTGTGCTGTCCCTCTATCCCAAAGGGCTGGCTGCACATGGGTGAGATGCCATTGTCCATGGTAAGTCCAGGCATGGGTATATGCCTGTCTCATGTGTGTCTAGGAATTTCTGTGTGAGTGCATGGTAATGTGTCTGGTAAGGCCATGTTCCatgagtggggtgtgtgtgtgcctgtgtatgaGGGACCCTCTGTGGGTGGGTTAGAGTCTGTGTGCTTCAGTGTGATTCTTGGGTTTATTAGCaggtgtgagcatgtgtgcatgtgcagggTAGGCTGGCAGGCTGGGTGGCCGTGGCACAGGTGCTCACGTATGGAGTTCACCTCCACAAAGCACATAGCCCATACAAGGATCCATGGCCTCAGACCCTGCCATGCAATGGCACGAAATGACACAATTGACCCTGGGGGGAGGTTACAATGGCCTGAGACACCACGTGTCCAAAGCCCTCTGGCAACGCACAGGAAAACAACTCTCCTCCAAAAATCCACTTTCGACTGTCGAAGCGATGTTGTTGTGGACTAGGTCAATCCGTTGGGGTCAGATGCAGCATGAAATCGCAGTAATCATGGGGCAAACCAATGACCATGGTGCAGGCTGTTAGGCCTCCAGGGCTGGCTGCATGCCTCAGGCCTCCACAAAGTCTACTGATGTGAGGTAGCTATGCGAAGGTCGGCCAGGTGACCCATCCCGCTCACTCGACAACATGGCTCTTGGGGTGCAAGCAAAACAGACCTAGGCAAGTGGTTCCCATGCCCCACCTAGAGCCAGTGCAATAGTCGACGGAATTCAGGGTGCACTACTGCCAAAGGACCTGGAATGTCCCTGGCTATTGTGCTTAGTGGGCACGGCCTCCAGGAACAGGTGCCATCAATCAGACGCCCTCTACACGTCCACCTTGTTGAGTCCTCATCACTGCAGGGAAAATATCTCACCACTGCCCTCAAAAGGGACTCCTGCATCAGGGACAGGGATCCTCAGTGAGGACAGCAACATGCAGTATGTTCTTCACAGGCATCCACATTGTGGGGTCAAGGCAGGGCCCGTCCATTGGCAGACACAGGCGCAACATAGTGGCCCTGGCACAGGGGCATGGACTCAGTCACGAAGGAGAGAGGCACGCACAAAGGAGGACCAGTGCCCTTTCACAGGAGAGGGGGACATGGGCCAAGCTCCACGGACACGACATGGGGCTGCACCTGACTGCTATCAGGGTCCCTGTGGCCTGTCCTGCATGGTCTTCAGGCTAGCGCAGAGAAGACTTTTGCCCACAAAACAGGAAGGAGCCACCCCAGACACTGAATCAAGGGCTGTCCTGGGTATATGCCTTCACACAGGAGCCCCATGCCCTAGGAGGCAAGGTCCGAACAGCCAGGTTCCATGAGGCCAGTGGGTGAAGCTAGGGCCAACCAGGGTAGCGATGGTGGGCACACCTCTAAAAGACACAGGGTAGATGCCCAGGAGAGTACTTATTTGGGAGAGTAGTAGGCAGGGGCACATTGGAGAGAGCCCTCGGCACCATTGAAGGCAGCACCTAAGGGCCATAAGTCATAGTCCATGTGGGCAGGCGGTGGGGCCAAACACAGCTCACCAAGCACTGACTGGTTGGTGTTGGAACACCACCCAAGTGTAGGGAGACTATTGGCTGTTCTATCGACTCGTACTGTGGACTCCCCAGGCCCTACCATTCCCATCCATCCCAGGGGCCAGCAGAGCGTCTATACTCCTGATGTGAGTGTATACCATGAGCTCTGCTGGAACTCCTTGTATGtgtggtgtgtttgtgtgtgtgtgtgcatgcctatGTCTGCatctgtgactgtgtgtgtgtgtgggggggtgtatgTGACTGCATATACgtttgtgtgtgtctccatgTGTGTGCAAGTCTGTGCAtaagtgtgcgtgtgtgtgttgtgaATGTGTGCTTCTCTGCCCTGAAACACATTCAGGCACTGTCAAGTGCATTAGCCCTAGCTGGTGCCTCTCCTGTCTTCCCCCAGGCCTGCGAAGCTGTCAGCTACAACCTTGGATAGAGGCCTCGGGCAAAGATTGCCACTtgcccggggcggggggtccACCTGGAAACCCATGGTGCCTGGCCCTGAAAGGGGGTACCGCACACACTGCCAGGAGCTCTGGCTCAATTATCAGTCTGGCCAACTTGCTCCAGCATGGAACCTCTCCAGGCCATGCCAACATCGCCCAATGTGACTCCTACTGCTTGGCTGCCAGTTATCTGAGACGCCTTCAAAGCCTGGACATGCCTCAGAAGACTACCAAGCTGAGGACTCCCATCCAAGGAGAGCATTCTGGGCCCTCAGCCCTCCATGAGGCTCTCCGATTCCAAGGCCCTtgggtggagatggtggtggtggtggtggtggtgatatttGTGAGTATGTGGCATGAACAAGGACAAGCTAGCTGTCCCTCACTCCTACCTTCCCTGGGAGAGACAACATGCTGGACCTCAGTTTTGATGAGAATGACAGTAGGGAGTTCTCACtcattttgttcagcttttccaAGGAATGCAGGTTGAGGGAGTCGTCATCAATCTGAGCACTTGCTGGGCTGCCTAGCAAATGGAACCATGCAGGCTGGACAGGTCATAGGGTAGTACCCGAGGCCTCAGCACCCTCCAGCAAGCTGGAGACCATTCAGAACTAcagccctgagcaaaaggcatgGGCATTCCACTCGGGGAACTATCACCCCTCTCCATGAGGCACAAGCCAACTGGCAGGCCACAGGCAGATCTAGGACTTTCTAGTCCCATCATCTCACTTTGAGATGACAAAAGGCTTACCCGTATAGCGATCTGTGTGCAGGGTCCCCCGCCCCGGGCCACTCTTCTTCCAGAAATCCCACATCATCCCTCCACACCTCCAAGGAAAGGAAGGTCTTCTTCTCTGAGTCAATGGAGCGCCTGGCTTGCCCTCCTCACCTGAGGAATGGTGGAGAAAACATAAGAATGCATCACAAATGCACTCAGGTGCTCAGCTGGCCAGAGTGGTCTAAACAGTTGCATGGGGAAGCTTTGCATCTGCCtgtgctgtccctctgtcccacagGGCTAGCTTCTCGTCGGTGAGATGCCACGGGCCCACGTCAGCCCACACATGTGGATGTGCTTCTGTTTCATGTGTGTCTAAGAATTTTCTTGTGAATGCATGACAATGTGTCTGGCAAGGCCACGTGTCATGAATGGGGACAGACGTGCATCTGTGTATGAGGGGCCTCTGTGCTGTTTCATTGTGCATCAGTGTGACTCTATGAGTTTATTAGcaggtgtgcacgtgtgtgcatgtgcaggaCAGGCTGGCAGGCTGGGCAGCCATGGCAGAGGTGCTCACGTGTGGTGTTCATCTCCACAAACCACATAGGCCATCCATGGATATGTTGCCTCAGACCCTGCCACACAACAGCATGAATTGACGTGATTTACCCGACGGGAGAATGCAGTGGTCAGACACTACATGTCCAAAGCTCTGGCAACGCAGAGCACAATGACTCTCCTCAAAAAAGCCCACTTCCAACCGTCAAAGCGACATTGTTGTGGACTACGTCACCTCGTTAGTTGTCTTGGTGTCGGGGCCCAGCATGAAATCTCAGTGAAAACGGATCAAGGCAATGAGTCCTGATGCAGGCTGGGAGCCCAGGGGGGATGGCTGCACGCCTCAGGCCTCCAGAAGCCCTAGAGAGCCAAGGGAGCAATACAAAGGTTGGACAGGTGACTCGTCCCACGCACTTGACAATACGACTCGACAATACGACTCTTCGTATGTGGTCAGAACAGCCTTAGGCAAGCAGTGCCCATGCCCCAACGAGAGCAAGTAGCAACAGCTGATGGAAACCGCGGTGTGCTACAGCCAAGGACATTGGCATGCCTAAGGCCATTGTGCTTCATGAATATGGCCTCCAGGAACACGTGTCATCATTCATGCTGCCATGTCCACGTCCATGTCCTTGAGTCCTCATCGCTGCAGGGGAAGTCTCTTACCACTGCCCTGGAACGGGACTCCCGTGTCGGGGGCTGGAATCCTCAGTGAGGACAGCAACATGCAGTGTGCTCTTCACAGGAAGCCACATTTTGGGAGTCAAGCCAGGGCCCATTTCATTGGAAGAGATAGGCGCAACATAGTGGTTCTGGAGCAAGGGCATGGCTGAAGTACTGCAGGTGATAGGCACACAGAAAGGAGGACCGGTCCCCTTCCCATGAAGAGGAAGACGTGGGCCAAGCTCCATGGCTACGAATGTCAGGCTGTGCCTGACTGCTATCAGCATCCCCAGGGCCTGTCCAGCATGGTTGAGAATCAAGCCCAGAGAAATCTTGTGGCCACAGAACAGGAAGAAGCCACCCCAGATGCTGAATCAAGGGCTGCCATGGATGGATGCCTTCACATAGAAACCCAAAACCCCAGAAGGAAATGTCTGCATTGCCAAGGACTGCAAGTTCACCCAGCAAAGCGAGGGTTGGCCAGGATGGCAATGGCCAGCATACCTCTCACAGGCACATGGAAAATGCCCAGGAGAGCCCTTCTTTGGGAAGGTAGTGGCCAGGGGCATGTCGGGCAGAGTCCTGGGCTACATCCAAAGTAGGCCCCATACGGTAATAAGTAGAAGCTCATGTGGGAATGCGGTGAGACCTCCCACAGCCCACAAAGCACTGACCCGTTGGTGTTGCAAAACCACTGAGTGTAGGGAGCCTGCCAGCTACACGCACACACCCATCCTGTGGACTCCAGAGGCCCTGCCATTCCCATCCATCCCAGTGGACAGCAGAGCATCTACACTTTGCCCTGAGCAAACACCACGAGCTCTGCAGGTCCTACTTGcatgtgtggtgtgtgcatgtctgtgtgtgtgtgtgtgtgcgcatgcctGTGTCTGCATCTttatgtgtgtctgtgcgtgtatttgtctgtgtatgtgtgtgtgtgttcatgtgtgtgggagactgtgtgtgtgggtatgtgtgctTCTCTGGCCTGAGACACATTCAGGCACTGTCAAGTGCATTGGCCCTACCTGGTGTCTTTCCTGTATTCCCTCAACCCTGTGAAGCTTTTACCTGATGACCTGGAACAGAGGCCTTGGGCAAAGATTCCCACTTGCCCGTATGAGAGTCCTCCTCCAAACCCATGGTGCCTGGCCCTGAAGGAGTTGCACAGCTCACACTGCCAGGAGCTCTGGATCAATCATCAGTCTGGCTGATTTGCTGTGACACAGAGCCTCTTGAGGCTGCACCAACATCGCCCAATGCGACTCCTACTGCTTGGCTCCTGGTTGTCTGAGATGCCTTCAAAGCCTGGATATGCCTCGGGGGACTACTAAGCTGAGGACTTCCATCCAAGGAGGGCACACGCCTTTTGGGCCCTCAGCCTTCCATGAGGCTCTCTGATCCCAAGGCCCTtgggtggagatggtggtggagGTTGCGAGAATGTGGCACGACCAAGGCAAAGCTAGCTGTCCCTCACTCCTACCTTCCCTGGGGAAGACAACGTGCTGGACCTCAGTTGCGATGAGAACGACGGCAGGGAGTTCTCACTCATTTTGTTCAATTTTCCAAGGAAAGCAGATTGAGGGAGTCATGATCCATTGGAGCACTTCCTGGGCCGACTGGCAAACCGAACCAAGCAGGCTGGATGGCTCATAGGGGACTCCTCGTGGCCTCAGCACCTTCTAGCACCCTGGAAACCCTCCAAACTTCGCCCCTGAGCAAGAGGCACAGGCAATCCTCTCAGAGAACCATCGCCCCTTGCCCACTGGCAGGACGGTGGCCAACCCAGAATCTTCTAGTCCAATTCGCTCACTTTGAGACAATGAAAGGCTTACCCCCATACCGATCCGTGCACAGGCTCCCCACCCTGGGCCACTCTTCTTCCAAAGGTGCGCCATCATTCTTCCGCAACTCCAAAGAAAGGAGGGTCTGTTTTTTTAGTCAACAGCGAGCATGGCTTGGACTCCTCACctgagaaatggagaagaaatcaCACAATTATGTCACAAATGCACCCAGGTGCTCAGCTGGTGAGAGTGGTCCAAACAGTTACGTGGGAAACCTTTATATCTATCTGTGCTGTCCCTTTGACTGACAGGGTTATTGAACATTGGTGAGATGCCATGGGCCCATGTCAATCCACACAAGGGGAtgtgcctctgtctgtgtgtgtctagGAATTTCCTTATGGGGGCACGTGTGTCTAGGAATTTCCTTATGGGTGCATGACAGTGTGTCTGGCAAGGGTACATGCCATGAGTGGGGGCGTGCGTGTCTGTGTATGAGGGTCCCCCTGTGTGGGAGTTGCATTGTGTGTGCGTCAGTATAACTCTATGGGTTTGTTAGcaggagtttgtgtgtgtgtgtgtgcatgtgcagggCAGGCAGGCTGGCTGGGCGGCTGGGGAACATGGCCACAGTACTGCAGGTGAGAGGCACAAATAAAGGACGACCAGTGCCCTTCCTATGAAGAGGAAGACGTAGGCTAATCTCCAAGGCCAAAACACGGGGCTGGGCCTGACTGCTATCAGGGTCCCTGTGGCCTGTCCTGCATGGTGTGCAGGCTACCCCAGAGAAGACTTGTGCCCTCAGAGCAAGGAGTCACCGTGGATGCTGAATCAAGGGCCTCCCTGGTTGGACGCATTTACACAGGAGCCCCGCAGCCCAGGAGACAAGTTCTGCACAGCCAGGGTCTGCAAGGCTAACTGGCGAAGTGAGGGCTGACCAGGGTCACAATGGCTGGCATACCTCTCACAGGCAAAGGGTAGATACCCAGGAGTGCGCTTCTTCAGAAAAGTAGTAGTCAGGGGTGGGTCACATAGACCTCTCTGCATGATTGCCAGGCAGCCCATTAAGGCCATAAGTCTCAGCCCATGGGGGAAGGTGGTGGGGCTGCACACAGCCTACAAAGCACTGACCTGTTGGTTTTTGCAACACCATCCAAATTTAGAGAGGCCACTGGCTGCCCGCACCAACCTATCCGGTGGACAGACTGGGCCCTACAATTCCCATTGATCCCAGTGGACAGCAGAGTGTTGACACTCCTGCCTTGAATATACACCACGAGCTCTGCGGCATCTCCTTGCATGTGTGGTGGGTGCGTCTGTGTGTACGTGCATCTGTGTTTGGGTAtgagtgtgtatgtgggtgtTGATGTGTGCGTGTGAgactgtgtgtgtctgtcctgGTCTGGGCTCACATGGGTTCAGGTGAGTCAAACGCATCGGTCCCTCTTGGTGCCTCTCCTATCTCCCCCCAACCATATTCAGCACTCATTGAAAACTTGGGACAGAGGCCTTGGGCAAAGATAGCTGCTTGCCTGGACGATAGTCCACCTGTAACCCCATGACGCATGACCCTGAAAGGGGGGAACTGCACACAACGCCAGAATCTCTGGCTCAATCATCAGACTGGCTTATGTGCTCTGGCACAGACACTTTCGAGGCCCTGCCAATGCCATCTAATGCAACTCCTACTGCTTGGCAGCTGGCTATCTGAGATGCCGCCAAAGCCCAGCCATGCCACGGAGAAACATGAAGCCGATGACTCCCACCAAGGAGAGCATATGTTATCTGGGCCTTCAGCCCTACACCAGGCTCTCTGACGCCAAGGCCCTTGGGTGGAGATGGAGGTGTTGGTGGTGGTGCTTTTGAGCATGTGGCAGCAACAAAGAGAAGCTATCCCTTCCTCCTACTTTCCCTGGGGGAGACAACGTGCTGGACCTCAGTTGCGATGAGAACGACGGCAGGGAGTTCTCACtcattttgttcagcttttccaAGGAATGCAGATTGAGGGAGTCATCATCGATCCAAGCACTTTCTCGGCCTCCTGGTATATTGAACTACGCAGGCTGAACAGCTCATAGGGTCTCCCCGTGGTCTCAGCACCCTCCAGTACCCTGGACACCATCCACAGCTATGCCCCTGAGCAAGAGG
This sequence is a window from Canis aureus isolate CA01 chromosome 2, VMU_Caureus_v.1.0, whole genome shotgun sequence. Protein-coding genes within it:
- the LOC144295911 gene encoding uncharacterized protein LOC144295911 isoform X2; the encoded protein is MMWDFWKKSGPGRGTLHTDRYTGAEAKPGLLSAQRRNPSFPCRCNGLWQDLWKMIGLGWGAYAWMAMQVGSKIAVAWNSCHIPRIAAFVTFTSSLICEETMMYSQGQG
- the LOC144295911 gene encoding uncharacterized protein LOC144295911 isoform X1 yields the protein MMWDFWKKSGPGRGTLHTDRYTGAEAKPGLLSAQRRNPSFPCRCNGLWQDLWKMIGLGWGAYAWMAMQVGSKIAVAWNSCHIPRIAAFVTFTSSLICEETMMYSQAFEKGRETVYVFAFLECHLQKVR